The following coding sequences lie in one Silene latifolia isolate original U9 population chromosome 5, ASM4854445v1, whole genome shotgun sequence genomic window:
- the LOC141654829 gene encoding wax ester synthase/diacylglycerol acyltransferase 11-like: protein MEEEEPLTPTARLFHAPQINCFIIAVIGCKTMINVNVIKEGLKHTFVKHPRFSSNLVFDPRKGDHPSGWIRTEVNVDDHVITPDLDPNMDSPDQFLEDYVSSLTKTPMDLRASAKPLWEIHLLNIKTKEANSILVSRIHHSVGDGISLVSIVLACTRQTANPDALPTLPVGTNKKKTMTSPSISLWLLSCFLKFMFIFNLLWNTLINLVMFTATALWLKDTKTPVNGGFSVRSTPKRYVYRILRLDDIKLLKTALDAVYIVMRCNSLQGLGFLISKYI from the exons ATGGAAGAGGAAGAACCGTTAACTCCAACTGCACGCTTGTTCCACGCCCCACAGATTAACTGCTTTATAATAGCAGTTATAGGTTGCAAGACTATGATTAACGTTAATGTTATCAAAGAAGGGCTTAAGCATACTTTTGTTAAGCATCCCCGTTTCTCTAGCAACTTG GTATTTGATCCTAGGAAAGGTGATCACCCGAGTGGATGGATCCGAACTGAAGTAAACGTTGACGACCATGTCATTACCCCGGATTTGGACCCAAATATGGACTCACCAGACCAATTCCTCGAAGACTATGTCTCAAGCTTAACAAAGACTCCAATGGActtaagagcatccgcaaag ccATTGTGGGAGATTCATCTCCTCAACATCAAAACTAAAGAAGCTAACTCGATACTAGTCAGTCGAATTCATCATTCCGTTGGAGACGGAATTTCTCTCGTGTCAATCGTCCTTGCTTGTACTAGACAAACCGCCAATCCCGATGCACTTCCTACACTCCCAGTCGGCACTAACAAGAAGAAGACTATGACGAGTCCAAGTATCTCGTTATGGCTCTTAAGCTGCTTCCTCAAATTCATGTTTATTTTCAACTTGTTATGGAACACTTTGATCAATTTAGTCATGTTCACAGCTACTGCATTATGGCTGAAGGACACGAAAACTCCTGTCAATGGCGGTTTTAGTGTCAGATCAACACCTAAGCGATATGTTTACAGGATTCTTAGGCTTGATGATATTAAGCTTTTGAAGACGGCCTTGGATGCAGTATATATTGTTATGCGATGTAATTCCCTTCAGGGATTAGGGTTTCTCATTAGCAAATATATATAA